A DNA window from Falco peregrinus isolate bFalPer1 chromosome 8, bFalPer1.pri, whole genome shotgun sequence contains the following coding sequences:
- the LOC129785096 gene encoding LOW QUALITY PROTEIN: protocadherin alpha-2-like (The sequence of the model RefSeq protein was modified relative to this genomic sequence to represent the inferred CDS: inserted 2 bases in 1 codon), with translation MGVWWAPAVRVLVLQAAWALGGGQVRYSVPEEAKAGTVVGRLAQDLGLEAGEAEARRLRLVAQGRRASVEVSGASGALVVSSRLDREELCGKSAPCALRLEVLVERPLRVFHVELEVTDINDNAPLFPAARKNLSLPENSPPGSRFPLEGASDADIGANAQLSYALSPNEHFVVEVKSKDEKKISVILVLTKLLDRESVAVHRLVLTASDGGRPPLTGTVELVISVLDANDNAPQFNQSVYKAQLPESAAPGTVFFKLTATDKDEGINGEIYYSFIDAISSRIQDIFIIDRKEGVIRTARALDFEDVQSYDLEIEARDKGWPPLSGHCSVELEVLDVNDNAPEVWVTSLSVPVPEDAAVGTVVALLSVSDRDSGANGRVRCAVWPASPFGLVATFAGSYSLVLREALDRERVAEYEVEVRAEDGGAPPLRASRGVRVPVSDVNDNAPAFAQAVYTVLARENNAAGAELARLWARDPDEAGNGRVSYSVAEGGGGAVSGGVWRSASSYVSVDAESGRLWALQPLDYEELQVLQFEVRAVDAGEPPLCGNATVQLFVVDENDNAPALLPPAGGGPGPGAAGEAASGPGSGALWAWAAXGGAPAGQVVAKIRAVDADSGYNAWLRYELWEPRGKGPFRVGLYSGEVSTARALEEADGPRQRLVIVVRDHGEPARSVTATLSVSLVEGAEAALAAAGSSGPGLRAAAGAEGDAAASTNVWLVVAICAVSSLFLLAVVLYGASRWAPRAAVLSGPGPATLVCASEVGSWSYSQRQSRSLCVTDGAGKSDLMVFSPNFPPPPGPAAKETQPQPPALLDTVSAPPLPRPFPRRPCPSVALVARPPGRRWPCSVPDARGWWSLSRCWRLLTGPLHLPLCPCRSPLTLGVREE, from the exons ATGGGCGTGTGGTGGGCGCCCGCGGTgcgggtgctggtgctgcaggcgGCCTGGGCGCTGGGCGGCGGGCAGGTGCGCTACTCGGTGCCGGAGGAAGCCAAGGCCGGGACGGTGGTGGGCCGCCTGGCGCAGGACCTGGGCCTGGAGGCGGGCGAGGCGGAGGcgcggcggctgcggctggTGGCGCAGGGCCGGCGGGCGAGCGTGGAGGTGAGCGGGGCGAGCGGGGCGCTGGTGGTGAGCTCGCGGCTGGACCGGGAGGAGCTGTGCGGGAAGAGCGCGCCGTGCGCCCTGcgcctggaggtgctggtggagcGGCCGCTGCGCGTCTTCCACGTGGAGCTGGAGGTCACCGACATCAACGACAACGCCCCGCTCTTCCCCGCCGCCCGCAAAAACCTCAGTTTACCGGAGAACTCCCCTCCTGGGTCCCGGTTCCCGCTGGAGGGCGCGTCGGATGCAGATATCGGAGCCAACGCGCAGCTCTCCTATGCGCTCAGCCCCAACGAGCATTTCGTCGTGGAAGTGAAATCCAAAGACGAAAAGAAGATCTCCGTTATCCTAGTATTAACGAAACTGCTGGACCGCGAGTCGGTGGCTGTGCACCGTCTGGTGCTGACGGCGAGTGACGGGGGCCGGCCGCCGCTGACGGGCACGGTGGAGCTGGTGATTTCGGTGCTGGACGCCAACGACAACGCGCCCCAGTTCAACCAGTCGGTATATAAAGCGCAGCTGCCGGAGAGCGCTGCTCCGGGAACTGTGTTTTTCAAGCTAACGGCGACAGACAAAGATGAGGGGATAAATGGAGAGATATATTATTCGTTTATCGATGCGATTTCGTCCAGAATTCAGGACATTTTTATAATTGATAGAAAAGAGGGGGTTATACGGACTGCCCGTGCCCTGGATTTCGAGGACGTTCAGTCGTATGACCTGGAGATCGAAGCGAGAGACAAAGGCTGGCCGCCGCTGTCGGGTCACTGCAGCGtggagctggaggtgctggaCGTGAACGACAACGCGCCGGAGGTGTGGGTGACGTCGCTGTCGGTGCCGGTGCCGGAGGACGCGGCGGTGGGGACGGTGGTGGCGCTGCTGAGCGTGTCGGACCGGGACTCGGGGGCGAACGGTCGCGTGCGGTGCGCGGTGTGGCCGGCGTCGCCGTTCGGGCTGGTGGCGACGTTCGCGGGCTCGTACTCGCTGGTGCTGCGGGAGGCGCTGGACCGCGAGCGGGTGGCGGAGTACGAGGTGGAGGTGCGGGCGGAGGACGGCGGGGCGCCGCCGCTGCGCGCCAGCCGCGGGGTGCGCGTGCCGGTGTCGGACGTGAACGACAACGCGCCGGCGTTCGCGCAGGCCGTGTACACGGTGCTGGCGCGGGAGAACAACGCGGCGGGCGCGGAGCTGGCGCGGCTGTGGGCGCGGGACCCGGACGAGGCGGGCAACGGGCGCGTGAGCTACTCGGTggcggagggcggcggcggcgcggtgTCGGGCGGGGTGTGGCGGTCGGCGTCGAGCTACGTGTCGGTGGACGCGGAGAGCGGTCGGCTGTGGGCGCTGCAGCCGCTGGACTAcgaggagctgcaggtgctgcagttCGAGGTGCGGGCGGTGGACGCGGGGGAGCCGCCGCTGTGCGGCAACGCGACGGTGCAGCTCTTCGTGGTGGACGAGAACGACAACGCGCCGgcgctgctgcctcctgccggcggcgggccgggccccggggccgcgggcgAGGCGGCGTCGGGGCCGGGCTCGGGGGCGCTGTGGGCGTGGGCGGC TGGGGGGGCGCCGGCGGGGCAGGTGGTGGCGAAGATCCGCGCGGTGGACGCGGACTCGGGCTACAACGCGTGGCTGCGCTACGAGCTGTGGGAGCCGCGGGGGAAGGGCCCGTTCCGCGTGGGGCTGTACAGCGGCGAGGTGAGCACGGCGCGGGCGCTGGAGGAGGCGGACGGCCCGCGGCAGCGGCTGGTCATCGTGGTGCGGGACCACGGGGAGCCGGCGCGCTCGGTCACGGCCACGCTGAGCGTGTCGCTGGTGGAGGGCGCCGAGGCGGCTCTGGCGGCCGCGGGCTCGTCAGGGCCGGGGCTCCgtgcggcggcgggcgcggaggGCGACGCGGCGGCGTCGACGAACGTGTGGCTGGTGGTGGCCATCTGCGCGGTGTCGAGCCTGTTCCTGCTGGCCGTGGTGCTGTACGGGGCGTCGCGGTGGGCGCCGCGGGCGGCCGTGCTGTCGGGGCCCGGGCCGGCGACGCTGGTGTGCGCCAGCGAGGTGGGGAGCTGGTCGTACTCGCAGCGCCAGAGCCGGAGCCTGTGCGTGACGGACGGCGCGGGCAAGAGCGACCTGATGGTTTTCAGCCCCAActtcccgccgccgcccggccccgcggcgaAGGAGACGCAGCCGCAGCCGCCCGCTCTGCTGGATACGGTCAGtgcccccccccttccccgcccctTCCCGCGACGCCCCTGCCCCTCTGTCGCCCTTGTCGCCCGCCCCCCTGGCCGGCGGTGGCCGTGCTCAGTCCCCGATGCCCGAGGGTGGTGGTCGCTGAGCAGGTGCTGGAGGCTCCTGACGGGACCGTTGCACCTGCCTTTGTGTCCTTGCCGGAGCCCCTTGACTCTTGGGGTACGGGAGGAATGA
- the LOC129785014 gene encoding protocadherin alpha-3-like: MGVWWAPAVRVLVLQAAWALGGGQVRYSVPEEAKAGTVVGRLAQDLGLEAGEAEARRLRLVAQGRRASVEVSGASGALVVSSRLDREELCGKSAPCALRLEVLVERPLRVFHVELEVTDINDNAPLFPAARKNLSLSENSPAGSRFPLEGASDADIGANAQLSYALSPNEHFTLDVKSSDENRKSLFLVLAKPLDRESVAVHRLVLTASDGGRPPLTGTVELVISVLDANDNAPQFNQSVYKAQLPESATEGTLVARVNATDPDEGINKDFSYSIVSLDPAGNRDLFTIDPKTGEISLTGALDFEDVHLHEIQIEARDKGWPPLSGHCSVELEVLDVNDNAPEVWVTSLSVPVPEDAAVGTVVALLSVSDRDSGANGRVRCAVWPASPFGLVATFAGSYSLVLREALDRERVAEYEVEVRAEDGGAPPLRASRGVRVPVSDVNDNAPAFAQAVYTVLARENNAAGAELARLWARDPDEAGNGRVSYSVAEGGGGAVSGGVWRSASSYVSVDAESGRLWALQPLDYEELQVLQFEVRAVDAGEPPLCGNATVQLFVVDENDNAPALLPPAGGGPGPGAAGEAASGPGSGALWAWAAWGAPAGQVVAKIRAVDADSGYNAWLRYELWEPRGKGPFRVGLYSGEVSTARALEEADGPRQRLVIVVRDHGEPARSVTATLSVSLVEGAEAALAAAGSSGPGPGLRAAAGAEGGAAAAAAASTNVWLVVAICAVSSLFLLAVVLYGASRWAPRAAVLSGPGPATLVCASEVGSWSYSQRQSRSLCVTDGAGKSDLMVFSPNFPPPPGPAAKETQPQPPALLDTVSAPPFPAPSRDAPAPLSPLLPAPLAGGGGGRAQPPVPEGGGRWAGAGGS, from the coding sequence ATGGGCGTGTGGTGGGCGCCCGCGGTgcgggtgctggtgctgcaggcgGCCTGGGCGCTGGGCGGCGGGCAGGTGCGCTACTCGGTGCCGGAGGAAGCCAAGGCCGGGACGGTGGTGGGCCGCCTGGCGCAGGACCTGGGCCTGGAGGCGGGCGAGGCGGAGGcgcggcggctgcggctggTGGCGCAGGGCCGGCGGGCGAGCGTGGAGGTGAGCGGGGCGAGCGGGGCGCTGGTGGTGAGCTCGCGGCTGGACCGGGAGGAGCTGTGCGGGAAGAGCGCGCCGTGCGCCCTGCGCCTGGAGGTGCTAGTGGAGCGGCCGCTGCGCGTCTTCCACGTGGAGCTGGAGGTCACCGACATCAACGACAACGCCCCGCTCTTCCCCGCCGCCCGCAAAAACCTCAGTTTATCGGAGAACTCCCCCGCCGGGTCCCGGTTCCCGCTGGAGGGCGCGTCGGATGCAGATATCGGAGCCAACGCGCAGCTCTCCTATGCGCTCAGCCCCAACGAGCACTTTACGCTCGATGTTAAGTCCTCTGATGAAAATAGGAAATCCCTGTTCCTGGTTCTTGCGAAACCGCTGGACCGCGAGTCGGTGGCTGTGCACCGTCTGGTGCTGACGGCGAGTGACGGGGGCCGGCCGCCGCTGACGGGCACGGTGGAGCTGGTGATTTCGGTGCTGGACGCCAACGACAACGCGCCCCAGTTCAACCAGTCGGTATATAAAGCGCAGCTGCCGGAGAGCGCTACCGAGGGGACGCTGGTGGCGCGGGTGAACGCCACGGATCCGGACGAGGGAATCAATAAGGACTTTTCTTACAGCATCGTCAGTTTGGATCCTGCCGGTAACAGAGACCTTTTCACCATTGATCCGAAGACGGGCGAGATCAGTCTGACGGGCGCCCTGGACTTTGAAGACGTGCATTTACACGAGATACAAATCGAAGCGAGAGACAAAGGCTGGCCGCCGCTGTCGGGTCACTGCAGCGtggagctggaggtgctggaCGTGAACGACAACGCGCCGGAGGTGTGGGTGACGTCGCTGTCGGTGCCGGTGCCGGAGGACGCGGCGGTGGGGACGGTGGTGGCGCTGCTGAGCGTGTCGGACCGGGACTCGGGGGCGAACGGTCGCGTGCGGTGCGCGGTGTGGCCGGCGTCGCCGTTCGGGCTGGTGGCGACGTTCGCGGGCTCGTACTCGCTGGTGCTGCGGGAGGCGCTGGACCGCGAGCGGGTGGCGGAGTACGAGGTGGAGGTGCGGGCGGAGGACGGCGGGGCGCCGCCGCTGCGCGCCAGCCGCGGGGTGCGCGTGCCGGTGTCGGACGTGAACGACAACGCGCCGGCGTTCGCGCAGGCCGTGTACACGGTGCTGGCGCGGGAGAACAACGCGGCGGGCGCGGAGCTGGCGCGGCTGTGGGCGCGGGACCCGGACGAGGCGGGCAACGGGCGCGTGAGCTACTCGGTggcggagggcggcggcggcgcggtgTCGGGCGGGGTGTGGCGGTCGGCGTCGAGCTACGTGTCGGTGGACGCGGAGAGCGGTCGGCTGTGGGCGCTGCAGCCGCTGGACTAcgaggagctgcaggtgctgcagttCGAGGTGCGGGCGGTGGACGCGGGGGAGCCGCCGCTGTGCGGCAACGCGACGGTGCAGCTCTTCGTGGTGGACGAGAACGACAACGCGCCGgcgctgctgcctcctgccggcggcgggccgggccccggggccgcgggcgAGGCGGCGTCGGGGCCGGGCTCGGGGGCGCTGTGGGCGTGGGCGGCGTGGGGGGCGCCGGCGGGGCAGGTGGTGGCGAAGATCCGCGCGGTGGACGCGGACTCGGGCTACAACGCGTGGCTGCGCTACGAGCTGTGGGAGCCGCGGGGGAAGGGCCCGTTCCGCGTGGGGCTGTACAGCGGCGAGGTGAGCACGGCGCGGGCGCTGGAGGAGGCGGACGGCCCGCGGCAGCGGCTGGTCATCGTGGTGCGGGACCACGGGGAGCCGGCGCGCTCGGTCACGGCCACGCTGAGCGTGTCGCTGGTGGAGGGCGCCGAGGCGGCGCTGGCGGCCGCGGGCTCgtcggggccggggccggggctgcgtGCGGCCGCGGGCGCGgagggcggcgcggcggcggcggcggcggcgtcgACGAACGTGTGGCTGGTGGTGGCCATCTGCGCGGTGTCGAGCCTGTTCCTGCTGGCCGTGGTGCTGTACGGGGCGTCGCGGTGGGCGCCGCGGGCGGCCGTGCTGTCGGGGCCCGGGCCGGCGACGCTGGTGTGCGCCAGCGAGGTGGGGAGCTGGTCGTACTCGCAGCGCCAGAGCCGGAGCCTGTGCGTGACGGACGGCGCGGGCAAGAGCGACCTGATGGTTTTCAGCCCCAActtcccgccgccgcccggccccgcggcgaAGGAGACGCAGCCGCAGCCGCCCGCTCTGCTGGACACGGTCAgtgccccccccttccccgcccctTCCCGCGACGCCCCTGCCCCTCTGTCGCCCTTGTTGCCCGCCCCCCTGGCCGGCGGTGGCGGTGGCCGTGCTCAGCCCCCGGTGCCCGAGGGTGGTGGTCGCTGGGCAGGTGCTGGAGGCTCCTGA